Within Sorangiineae bacterium MSr11367, the genomic segment AAGAAGACGCGCCGCGAGCGCGGAGGCCAAGCTGTCCGTGAAGAGGCGGCCGCCCGGATAGGCGTCGTGATCTTCGGCCTGCATCATCCAGCCGATACGCTCGATTTGCGGATCGCGAATGTGAATCGACGATGCAAGATCCGAATCGGCCGCACCGACGCCCATCGCGTGTGCGGTCTCTGACACGAGCGACGGCGAAAGGCGCAAGAGCAGGGATGTCGCGGGCGACGAGACAATCCAGCGCGTGCTCGACCCCGCGGGCACGACGCAGAATTGACCGTGGAGCCGAACGCCTTGGCGCGGGCGATTCGTCGTGCCGTACGCCACCGGCACCGGCTGGCCCAGGTGAAGACAGAGCACGTGGCGCGCGTCCACCGGCGACTGGAAAAGCCCCTCGGGAACGGGCGACGTGAGCACGTCGAGGAGTACCGAACGATTTCCGCCCGCGTTGGGCGCCGCCGGAGCCGGGTAGCAGGGAGGACGCGGAAAGCCGTCGAGCATGGCACGAAGTGTAATACGGCTCCGAAGATCATCCGAATGTATCCGGCGCCAGCCGGCCGTGTGCGCAGCGTCATTCCGCGCGTGACAGCATCTTCGGCATGATTTCTCGCCCTTTCAGCCTGAATCGTCGCCAATTCGTGGAGCTTGCCCTTGGCATCGCCGTAGCCGAAGCCGCCGAGGCCTGCGCGTCGCACGTGGCCCCTGCCAGCCCAGGCCCGCTGCCCTCGCTGAACGCGGCAGAGTTTCGCGCGGCCAGGCGCTTCGCCGAGATTCCATTTGGCAAGATCGCCTATGTGGAGCGCGGCTCGGGGGACGCCGCGCTCTTTCTGCATGGGGCACCGCTCAACGGCTTCCAATGGCGTGGCGCGATCGATCGGCTTTCGGCGTACCGGCGGTGCATCGCCCCCGACTTCATGGGCCTGGGCTATTCGCAGGTCCCCGCGCGCCAAGGCCTGGCGGCCAAAGATCAAGTGGCGATGCTGGCGTCGCTGCTCGATGCGCTCGGTGTCTCCAAGGTCGACCTCATCGCCAGCGACAGCGGCGGCGCCGTCGCGCAATGGTTCATGGTTCGCTACCCCGATCGCGTGCGCACCGTACTCCTCACCAATTGCGACGTGGAGCCGGACAGCCCGCCGCCCAAGATCATGCCCATCATCGAGCAAGCGCGCGCCGGAACCCTCCATCGAGGCATGGACGAATGGCTCGCCAACAAGTCGCTGGCGCGCTCGACATTCGGGAAGGCCGTGTTTCGCGACCCGAGCCAGCTCACCGACGATGCCATCGAGTACTACTTTTCGCCCCTTGTCAGCTCGCCCTTGAAGCGGACGCAATACGAGGGCTTCCACCTCGCACTCGATCCCAATCCGCTGGCGGGCATCGAACCCGCGCTGAAACGCGTCGACATTCCCACCCGCATTGTATGGGGCACCAGCGACGATTTGTTCTCACCCGCGAGCCCCGACTACCTCGATCGCACCCTCGCCCGCTCCCAAGGCGTCCGCCGGGTCCCCGGAGCCAAATTGTTCTTTCCGGAAGAGTTCCCTGAACTCATCGCGGAAGAGGTACGCAGACTTTGGGGTGTTTCCACCTGATTCCGCGATAGAACGGAGGAATGTGCGCCGCTCGGATGCATGACCACGAGGTGGACATCGATGTTCGCCTCGTGCAGCGCTTGATCTCGACCCAGTTTCCGCTCTGGGCCAATCTGCCCCTGGCGCCCGTCGAATCCGCTGGAACGGTGAATACCGTTTACCGTCTTGGCACCGACATGGCCGTGCGGCTTCCCCGCATCGAAGAAGCGCTCAATGACGTGGAGAAAGAGTGGCGCTGGCTGCCGCGCCTGGCCCGCGTGCTGCCGGTGCCGATCCCCGTACCGCTCGCCAAAGGCGAGCCGGCGGACGGCTATCCCTGGCCTTGGTCGGTCACACGATGGCTTCGCGGTGACAATCCCGTGGTCGGCCGACTCACCGATCCACTCCGACTCGCGAAAGACTTGGGCGATTTCGTCCGCGCCCTCCATCGCGTCGAGGCGAAGAATGGACCGCCATCGTACCGAGGCGTACCGCTCGCCGCCCGCGACACCGCCACGCGCACCGCGATCGCCGCGCTGCACGGGATCATCGACACGGAGGCCGCCACCGCCGCGTGGAAAGACGCGCTGCTGGTGCCTGCCTGGACGGGTCCCCCCGTGTGGATCCATGCGGATCTTTCGCCGGGCAATGTGCTCGTCTCCAACGGGCGCCTTGCTGCGGTGCTCGACTTCGGAACCCTCGGCGTAGGCGACCCTGCGGTGGACGCGATCGCCGCCTGGAACCTATTGCCCCCGGGCGCGCGGGAGAGCTTCCGCGCCGCCCTCGCGATCGACGATGCCACCTGGGCGCGGGGCCGCGGGTGGGCATTGTCGATCGCGCTCATTCAACTACCGTACTATCGCACCACCAATCCCGTGCTCGCGGACAATGCGCGCCACGTGATTGGCACCATCTGCGGCTAGTTCAACTCCTCCCGGCTCTTCTCGGCGGCATGGACGAGCCCGTCCTCCCACACGTTGACCAAGCGGCCCTGCGCCTTGAGGAAGCGCCCGTGAACGACCACGTACTCCACGTTGCGCGGCTGACCGTTGAACACGATTTGGGCGAGCCAGTCGACCTTGGGGGCAAAGTTGATCTGGTGCGGGTCGATGACGATCAGGTCCGCCTTCTTGCCGGGCGTGAGCGAGCCAATCTCGTTTTGCATCCCGAGAACCTCGGCACCGCCCATCGTGGCGAGACGAAGGACTTCGGCCACCGTCGGGGTCGCCGTGGCCTTCAAGAACTTGGCGCGCTGAAGGCCCACCGCGGCGCGCATCAAGTTGAACATGTCGCTCGTGTCGTTGGTGCCGCCGTCGAGCCCGAGGCCAATCTTGATGTGGGCGTTCACCAACTCGGGCATGCGGATGATCCCCGAGGCGAGGCGCATGTTGCTCAGCGGGCAGTGGGCGATGCGCACCCCGCGGCGGGCGAGCAAGGCAATCTCGGAATCGGTCAGGTGGATGGCATGGTTCACCATCAACGTCGACTTGAGCGCGCCCGCCTGCTCCAGGGAGCGAATCTGGTCGGCTTGCCGATCGGCGATGTTTTCGAGGAGGTGCGTGTTGATGTCCACGTGCAATTCATCGGCCACTTGCACCATTCGCTGCATCGCCGGCACGTTCTCGGGAACGGGGTGGCTGGCAAGCTGGAGACGCGCCCGCGGATTGCGGTCGATGATCTCGCGCTTCACCCGGCGAATGTCCGTCTCGCGGTTGAAATCGAAGGCATACGCGTAGACGAAACGAAGCCCCGAATCGATGAGTGCACGAATGTTGCCGTCGACGAAGTTGGTATTGAAGCTGTGAGACCAGTCGGTCACGGTGGTAACACCCGTGCTGATCACGTCGGCCGTACTCAAACGCACGGCGTTGTAGGTTTGCTCCGCGTTCATCTTCTGGCCGACGGCCAACATGCATTGCGTCAGCCACCCATTGAGATCCGTATCGGTTCCACAGCCTCGGATCATCGACTGCCACAAGTGGGTATGCGTATCCACGAACCCCGGCATGACGATCTTGCCGGTGGCATCGAGCACCCGCGCGCCCCGGGGGGAAATTCCCTTTCCCACCTCCACGATGCGCTCGTCTTCGAAGAGCACGTCCCCCTTGTCGATGATCCCCAGAGGCCCCTTCCCCAGCCTGGGATCCATGGTGATCACCACTTCGGCGTTGCGAACCAGCACCCGCCCCCGTGCGACCGAGTCGGCACGAGCGACCCCGGGCGACAGGCACACGAGCAGCAGCGCCGCGGAAAGCAACACACGCCACAAAGCCAACGGACTAGCCCTCATCGAACAGCCTCCTCATCGCGGTCGAAGCTCGACGGACTCCGACACCGTTCGTCCACTTTAAACGAGATATCATGCTGTCCATGATTTCAATTCGTAAATAGGAAGAAAGATCGCGAATGGCCACCCCTTCGCGTTTGCGCCCGGTGACGCGGGGAACGTCCTTCTGTCACCTCCTTCTTCTGTGAGCTGGCCTGGGCACATTCTGGGTGGACTGCGCAGGAAGACCGGTCGTCAGCTCCAACGCGCGAAACGCGGCGCCGGGATGGCGTGCGCGGTGGCAAGCTGGGTTCGGCTCCATCGCCGCAACGGAAAGGCACGACGAACGGAAACGTTTTTCCTCGATGCTTTCAGGACATTTCGGTGAAGCTTGTGCTATCACTGCCCACGGTTCCATGTACATCGCCCGGAGTGACTGGCAGCACGGTGTAGCCGTGTGGTGGTACGCCGGTGTGGTGAGCGACGAGGAATGGGAGGAAACCTTCGCGCACCGCAGGGAGCTTTGCGCGCGCAGTCAAGGCATGCCTTTCCGGCCTTCCGTGCTGCTCGTCACGGGCACGGAGCCCATGCCCAATGCCCTTCGCCGCCGGCAGCTGTGCGAGGTGCAGGACCACCCGCACTACAATCCGTATATCGCCTGCGTCAATCGCGATCCCCGCCAACCGGGCATCACCACCGCCCTTCGCTGGGTGCGTGGCCGTCCCAACTGGGACGAGTCCACCTTCCTCACCATCGATCAGGGCATCGCATGGCTGGAAGAAAAGCGTGGGGGGCGGCTTCCCGCCCTGCGCCTGCTGACCGCAAACGTCCGCCGCTTGGTCGCCGCGCAGGCGCAATCAAGGGCCTAAACGCTGTAGCTCAACCGTCCGGTCCGATGGCGGGGATTGCAAAAGGATGCATCCCCGCCAACGGCACACGGAGATCGAGGACGTTACAGGCGCCCTGCCCGACTCGGTCGCGGGCCCGGCGCGGGTACGGGCGGAGCCATGGGCACCGGGGGGGAGACGGCGGAGGCAGACACCTCGACGGTGCGGACCCCCGGCTGGCCCGCGGTAAGCATCTCGGTGCTCGCGCGGTTGGACTCATTGGTGCGCTGCATGTAGAAACCCGGCGCGAGCTGCGCCGTCGCGGCCTCGCCGTTCGGTGCCGGGGCGAAGGTCTGAAGGCTTCCTCCGAGAATGGCACACTGCTCGGCGGAGAGCTCCTTTTCGAAGGTGAGGATGCTGGCATTGCGAACGGTGGATTCGCCGCGGAAGTTGCCGGTGAGGGTAAACGTCCTATCGCTCAACGAAGGCAGCAACGACGCAATGTCGCGCAGAGCCCCCGCTTCCGCGACGGCCTGGGGTATCACGTAACAGGCAATGCCTTCTTTGACGTAATCCCAACGACCCTCGCCCAATTCGTTGTACTCCGAGGTGTAGTGGTGGTCCTTGCCGTTGTAATAACGATACAAGGGAACCGCACCGTTCTCCGGCGTTGCATAGACGTATCCCGCAATGCCCTCTTTGGTATAGCCTCCGCGCCCGTCACCGAGCTCGCCGTAGTTGGTGGTGTAAAAATGGTCGCCACCGTCCCAGTAGCGGTAGAGAGGCACGGTGCCAGGCTGCTGCGTCTCGAAAATGTATCCGGGCGATCCCTCTTCGCTGTAGCCGCCGTCCTCCGGGTGCTCCTCGTTGATGGTGAAGAAATGCTCGTTTCCATTCCAATAACGTCTCAATTTCTTGAGACCGCGGGGCACCACCCCAACCTGGCCCCCCAGCAAGAACACGTGCAGCGTAAACGGCACGTCCTGCACCTTCTCCTGCTGCAAGATGGCCTGGAAGATGACCTTCTTCATGGAAGGAATGCGCAGCGGCGTCTCGAACTTGTAGGAAATGGCCTCCGTTTCCGTGCCCTCTTTGCCTCCCTCCAGCGATATTTCGAAATTGAATTCGCTCGAGGCTTTCACGAACAACGCATTGACCGCAAAGCCGACCTTCCAGCCTATTTTTGTGCCCGCCTTCACGTACCATTTGACTTGGTTGGTGATCGTCTTGTCCACGCTGGCCTTGACGTCCTGGGGCAGCGTCGAGCAATTGCTGTAGACGATCTCGTCGATCAACAGGGGTGCCACCGTCGAATCCGGGGGGTGGGCGATCATCTGCTTGTCGTAGTTCGCCCCCTCGAACTCGCGCTCTGCAATGAACACCGCACTGCCTCGCGCCTCGAGGCGCTTGTTCATCTCCCGGACCATCTCCACGGTGATTGTCGGCATAACCCCTCCTGACCGGCGCTTAGGTGCGCGCGGAAACGACCATGGTAACGCGAGGTCCTAGGGGCTTGTCTCCCGGAAAGATGTCCGCTCGACGCCACCATTGGTTGCCTTAGCACCGACTCGGCGACACAAGCGCGCTCTCGATGTCCCCATCATCGCCTGAGCCGTGTCCAAAGAGCGACGCCTGCGCCACGCCGGCACGGCGAGCCCCCCCGCCATCGAAGATGCCAAGGGTGCTCGCCGGCGGGACATCATCCATTCGTCGAGGACGTCGAACGGCGACGACTCAATTCCAAATCCACCGCTCGTACTCCCCGTCATTGCAGGGCCGCGTGTAAAGGTCGCCACCGTGCGTATCGAGGCACTTGCCGGTGGCCTGATTGGCGAATCGGCGCGTGCCGTCGGAATAGCCCTTGATGAACCAACTTTGCGATTGATCGTTCTTGTCGCACGGTGCCGTGTAGGCATCGTTGTCGAAACCGCCGCCACCGTGGGTCGAGAGGCAGCGCCCGGTCGCGATATTCTTGAATTCGTAGGTATGGTCCAGCCACTCGTGAATGTTCCATATCTGATAATTGCCACCATTGCAGCCGAGCGTATAGGCGCTTCCAGCACCGTTGCTATCCATGCACTGCGACGTGCCAAGGTTGATGAAGCGTCGCACCTGATCGGAGGCCAGCTCGGAGTTCGTCTCTTTCGAGTCGATTTCCGGCTCGGCGTCCGTCGGAGCGGCACATCCAGAAGCCGACGCACAAAGCGCGACCGCGAACAGCGAAGCAATGAACGCTGATTTCATCAGTATTCTCCAATGAATTGGTCAATAAGCGGCAACCTCGAAACGTCGAGGAAGTGTCTCGTCATTTAGTACGCCATGCGCGAATGACAAGTACTCAATCTGCCGCCGTCGCAACTTTATCCGAGTGTAAACGTTCCGTTGACGCGACCATGCAGCGCGCCAGTTAGGCGTCCATTGTACGGCCGAATTGGCGCCCATTCGTGAACCGCAGTCTGGTCCGTATCAGGGCGAATCCTTGAACAACGCCTTCGCGCCCCACCACCAGAGCGCGCTCGGGTTCTTTCGTTCGGGGTACAGCTTGATCATCGCATCGTAGAACTCGCGCGCATTGTGGCTTTTCGGAAGGGTGCGCTCGACGTCCTCCAAGTAACGGCGCGTCTCCTCGACGGCCTTGGGGTCGTCCTCGAGGTCTTTGTTCTTGTGGCTCGCCACGACATGCGTCGGTTTGAGCGACGACACGGTGTCCAATGCGCTCATCCATGCGCGAAGGCCGCCGTTGCCCGATTCCATCAAATACTGATGATAGCCGTTGTAAACGACATCGCCGGCAACGACCAATCCGATGGCGGGAACGTGCACGACGCTCGATTTGTCGGTATCGGCATGTCCGACCTCAACGAAGCGCACCTCGTTGCCCTCCAATTGAAAGACGTTTCCGGACGGCGCCGTGGCCACCACCGGCGAATCGGGGATCTGCCCTGGAAAATTGGACTCCCATGCCGATGCGCGAAACGTCGGATCGGCATGGATGCGCATGACCTCGATGGTCCCCTCCGTGGCATACGGCTTGGCGTCAGGGAAATGCCGAAGCAGCACGGACGTCCCAAACCAGTGATCGCCATGGCCATGGGTGGTGGCAATGGCGATCAGTCGCTTGCCGCTGGCCTCGACCCATTGGGCCACCCGTTCCGACTGGTCCGTGGTCATGGGCGGATCGACCAATACGGCATCGTGCTCGCCCGTGATCAGCGTGCTGGCGATGGGTTGGAACACGTGCAGCTCACCGGTGGGCGTTCTCTCGTTGTCCTTGAAGGGAACGGGGTCGTTGACGAATACGCGGTAGGAGAGTCGGTTGGCCGTGGGCGGTCGGTTCTCGATCTTGTCGTCGTGGCACGATGCGGATGCCAGCGTCAGCATGAAGCCGAGGGCGGTGGCTCGAAGGAACGTCACTTGGGTCATGCCTCGAATCAGCCATCGACACGCCCCCGTCGCCATGTCGAAAACGCGACACTTTCGGACACGCCTCGTCGCTAACGGTCATTCTTCTTCGCGTGCTCGATCAGGTTGTCCCGCAGGGTGACCACGCCCTTTTGCATCTTGCGGAACTCCTCGGGGGTGAGGCCGGAGGCTTTGACCAGGTTCATGGTCAGCCCTTTCTCACGCAGGCGGCGGCCGGCGTCCGTCAGGGTGACGATGACGTGACGCTCGTCGGCCGGATCGCGTTGGCGGCGCAGGTACCCCATGCCCTCGAGCTTTTTCAGGATGGGCGTCAGGGTGTTGGACTCCAGGAACAGCTTCTCGCCCAGCTCGCTTACCGTCTGGCCGTCGTTCTCCCAGAGCGAGACGATGGCGATGTACTGCGGGTAGGTCAGACCGAGCTTCTCCAGGATGGGCTTGTACGCGCGGCCGTACGCCAAGTTCGTCGAGTAGATGGCAAAACATAGGAAATCCGCGAGTTTGGGACTTTTCGGGTCTTTCGGATCCACGGGACTCATCAGGGGCCTCTCGACCTATTGTATCGCATACGAACCAATCGGATGCTTGACATCGACGCGAGGCCGAACCATAGAAGTCGCACACGAATGAATCGCATGCGATTTACAGATTCCCGCGACGAAAACGTCGACCACTCACGCCGCAGCCTGCTTGGCGCGGCGGCCTTTGGCCTCGCGGCGACCTCCTTCGGGCTCCTCCGCTGTGCGAAAGCCCAGGCCAGCAAGTACGTCCCCGGCACGAACACGACGTTCGGACCGCTCAAGCAGATCAACGCGGGCCTGTTGAACGTCGGCTACGCCGAGGCCGGGCCGCCCGATGGGCCCCCGGTCTTTCTGCTGCATGGCTGGCCGTACGACATTCATAGCTACGTGGACGTCGCCCCGATCCTGGCGTCGGCCGGATACCGGGTCATCGTCCCGCACCTGCGCGGCCACGGCACCACGCGTTTTCTCTCGAACGACACGTTCCGCAACGGGCAGCAGTCGGTGGTGGCGTTGGACCTCATCGCCTTGATGGACGCCCTCAAGATCAAAAAAGCCATTTTGGCGGGTTACGATTGGGGCGCCCGAAGCGCCGACATCGTCGCGGCACTCTGGCCGGAGCGCTGCAAGGCCTTGGTGTCGGTGAATGGATATTTGATCAACGACCTCGAGCGCAACAAACGGCCCCTACCGCCCAAGGCGGAGCGCGGGTGGTGGTACCAGTTTTACTTCGCCACCGAACGGGGGCGGGCCGGCTACAAGGCCAATGTGCGCGAGTTCAACAACCTCGTGTGGACCGTGAATTCGCCCAAGTGGAACTTCGACGGCCCGACGTACGACCGCTCGGCGGCGAGCTTCGACAATCCGGATCACGTGGACATCGTGATTCACAATTATCGTTGGCGTTTGAGCATGGCCCCTGGTGAGCCGAAGTACGACGAGTTGGAAAGAAAGCTCGCAGCTGGTCCCGTCATTTCCGTCCCCACGATCACACTCGATGGTGACTCCGACGGTGTCGTGTCCGCGACCGATGGCAGCGGCCAGGCCGCGAAATTCAAGGGCAAACGCACGCACCGCATCGTGAAGGGCGCTGGACACAATTTGCCGCAGGAAGCACCGCAAGCCTTCGCCAACGCGGTTCTCGAAGTCGACGGCTACTGAATTAAAACGAAACCCAACGAGAACGACGGCGTAGTCGCAGCATGACTCTTCTTCACCAGAAAAAATGGATTGTCCCTGTCGGGATTTGCGTACTCGCTTTCGGAGGACTCCAGTTCTTTCGCCCCACGGTGGAGAACCCGCCCGTCACCGGCGATCTGACGGCGCCGGCGCCCGTCAAAGAGATCTTGCAGAAGGCTTGCTACGATTGCCACTCCAACGAGACCCGTCTGAAGTGGTTCGACCACATCTCGCCGGGCATCTGGTTGGTCGCGTCCGACGTGCAGCACGCGCGCGGAGCGATGAATTTCTCGAATTGGGACAAGCTTTCCAAGGACCAGCAGAAGGCGAAACTGTTCGAGTCATTGAACCAGGCCACCTTCGGAACGATGCCGCCGGCGCAGTACACCGCGCTGCATCCATCGGCCAAGCTGACGGCGCAGGACATCGCGGTGTTGAAGGAGTACCTGGCCACGCAGATCCCGAAGACCGAGCCCACACCGCAGAGAGCTGCCACCGCGGACAATCAATTCGCCACATGGACGCACGGCGCCGCGGCCAACGATGTGCAACCTTCTCCCAACGGCATCGACTACATTGCGGATTACAAAAACTGGGAGACCATCAGCAGCTCCGACCGGCCCGACACCGGGACCATGAAGATCATCACGGGCAACGATATCGCCATCAAGGCGGTGCGCGAACACAAGACCAATCCGTGGCCGGACGGGGCCATCCTCGCCAAACTGCAATACGAGGCTTCCGCCGACGCGAACGGAACGGTCCACAATGGCGTGTTCAAGCAAGTAGGCTTCATGGTCAAGGACAGCAAGAAGTACTCGAAGACCCAAGGCTGGGGCTATGCGAAGTGGAACGGGACGAAGTTGGAGCAACCTTACAAAGATGCCTCCTTTGCGACGGAGTGCGTGAATTGCCACGCGCCCATGCACGACAGTGACTTCGTCTTCACCAACGGCATCGACTTCTCCGCCGGCCCGCTGGGGGCTCCGTCGAAGTCGGATTTGGTCAACAAGGCCGCATCGCTGCCCAAGACGCCGCTGTTCGATACCCACGGCTGGAAGGTCATCACCTCCTTCACCGATCGAAGCCACGGTACGACGTACATGCTCTTCGGCAATGATTCGGCCGCCCAGGCCGCCCGTGCGGGGCAAACCACGTATCCGCAGGGCGCCGTGCTTTCGCTCGTGGCGTGGAAGAGCGCAGAGGATGAGAATTGGTTCGGCGCCACCGTCCCCGGTGCCCTGCAATCCGTCGAGCAGGTGACCTTCTCGACCGAACATCCGACCTACGACCGCTACGATGGACCGGCCTTGAACAAGGCACCCGCCGATCCCGCCGCCGCCGACGCGCGCGTCGCGTACATCGTCCAGCAGCGCGCTTCGATCATGCCGTAGGCCGAATCGACCAAGGGAAACGATTTTCGACAACCGCGCGCGAAACGAGACCGAAGGGAATGGCGAGCTCTCGCCCAGAAAGGCAACCCTTCGATGACGACGCGGTTACGTACCGGCACAGGATTCGTTTCCTTGCTCGCGCTTCTTTCGGCATGTTCTTCGGCCTCCGCGGAACGAGCCGAGCTCCCACAGACGGCCTCGGCGGAAGCCGCGGCATGCGCCCCCGCCCCGGCGCCAGGGCCCTTGCAGTCGTACGGCGACCAGGCCGCCATCTTCCAGAACGACGCGACCAACGTCCAGTATGATGTCCTTACGCAACACAACGACCTCGCGCGCACGGGCGCGTCGACGCACGAAAACATCCTCACCCCCAGCAACGTAAAGAGCGGCTTCGGCTATCTGGGATCCGTTCCGGTCTCGGGGAAAATTTACGCGCAGCCTCTCTACGTCGAGAATGCGGCGGTGTCGTGCGGAGGCGCCGCCGTCAAGAACGCGAACATCGCCTACGTGGCCACCCTGGACAACATCGTTTACGCGATTGACGTCCAGAGCCAGGCGATCTGCTGGAAGACCCCCACCCTGGGTTGTGGAGAAAATGGCGACCCGCTTCTGGGCTTCAACCCGGAGCAACGCGAGGGCCCTGGCGCGGTCACCGTCGGAATCGTCAGCACGCCCGTCGTCGACTTGGCAAAGAGCATCATGTACGCGGTCACCCGCGAATTCAGCGGGAGCCCGACGCCGGCGACGCACTTCTTCGTCAACTCCATCGACACGCGCACGGGCGCCCTCGTCGGCCGCGCCGAGGTGAAGTCCGATGGGACGAATGGCTGCAACAACTTGGCGTTCCAGCCCGCCTATCACAACAACCGCCCCGGTCTGGCACTCGTTCAGAACAAGCTCTTTCTCGGATTTGGTAGCACGCGCGGCGAGGACGACGAGGTGCCGTATCACGGATTCGTCATCGGCTTCGACGTGAGCGATCCCTCGCGCCCCACACCGCTTGCCAGGGTTTTCTGCTCCACGCCGAACAGCATCG encodes:
- a CDS encoding MarR family transcriptional regulator; this encodes MSPVDPKDPKSPKLADFLCFAIYSTNLAYGRAYKPILEKLGLTYPQYIAIVSLWENDGQTVSELGEKLFLESNTLTPILKKLEGMGYLRRQRDPADERHVIVTLTDAGRRLREKGLTMNLVKASGLTPEEFRKMQKGVVTLRDNLIEHAKKNDR
- a CDS encoding RICIN domain-containing protein, whose product is MKSAFIASLFAVALCASASGCAAPTDAEPEIDSKETNSELASDQVRRFINLGTSQCMDSNGAGSAYTLGCNGGNYQIWNIHEWLDHTYEFKNIATGRCLSTHGGGGFDNDAYTAPCDKNDQSQSWFIKGYSDGTRRFANQATGKCLDTHGGDLYTRPCNDGEYERWIWN
- a CDS encoding alpha/beta hydrolase; this encodes MRFTDSRDENVDHSRRSLLGAAAFGLAATSFGLLRCAKAQASKYVPGTNTTFGPLKQINAGLLNVGYAEAGPPDGPPVFLLHGWPYDIHSYVDVAPILASAGYRVIVPHLRGHGTTRFLSNDTFRNGQQSVVALDLIALMDALKIKKAILAGYDWGARSADIVAALWPERCKALVSVNGYLINDLERNKRPLPPKAERGWWYQFYFATERGRAGYKANVREFNNLVWTVNSPKWNFDGPTYDRSAASFDNPDHVDIVIHNYRWRLSMAPGEPKYDELERKLAAGPVISVPTITLDGDSDGVVSATDGSGQAAKFKGKRTHRIVKGAGHNLPQEAPQAFANAVLEVDGY
- a CDS encoding amidohydrolase family protein produces the protein MRASPLALWRVLLSAALLLVCLSPGVARADSVARGRVLVRNAEVVITMDPRLGKGPLGIIDKGDVLFEDERIVEVGKGISPRGARVLDATGKIVMPGFVDTHTHLWQSMIRGCGTDTDLNGWLTQCMLAVGQKMNAEQTYNAVRLSTADVISTGVTTVTDWSHSFNTNFVDGNIRALIDSGLRFVYAYAFDFNRETDIRRVKREIIDRNPRARLQLASHPVPENVPAMQRMVQVADELHVDINTHLLENIADRQADQIRSLEQAGALKSTLMVNHAIHLTDSEIALLARRGVRIAHCPLSNMRLASGIIRMPELVNAHIKIGLGLDGGTNDTSDMFNLMRAAVGLQRAKFLKATATPTVAEVLRLATMGGAEVLGMQNEIGSLTPGKKADLIVIDPHQINFAPKVDWLAQIVFNGQPRNVEYVVVHGRFLKAQGRLVNVWEDGLVHAAEKSREELN
- a CDS encoding AraC family transcriptional regulator, translating into MLDGFPRPPCYPAPAAPNAGGNRSVLLDVLTSPVPEGLFQSPVDARHVLCLHLGQPVPVAYGTTNRPRQGVRLHGQFCVVPAGSSTRWIVSSPATSLLLRLSPSLVSETAHAMGVGAADSDLASSIHIRDPQIERIGWMMQAEDHDAYPGGRLFTDSLASALAARLLALQSRYASAAVKPGRALPAWRLRNVIEYIEAHLDEDLTLAELAGVAGYSLSHFKPLFRQAAGKPVHAFVLERRVERARALLLEGGKSIVDVALETGFANPSHMARCMRRALGVSPSRIAKS
- a CDS encoding aminoglycoside phosphotransferase family protein codes for the protein MHDHEVDIDVRLVQRLISTQFPLWANLPLAPVESAGTVNTVYRLGTDMAVRLPRIEEALNDVEKEWRWLPRLARVLPVPIPVPLAKGEPADGYPWPWSVTRWLRGDNPVVGRLTDPLRLAKDLGDFVRALHRVEAKNGPPSYRGVPLAARDTATRTAIAALHGIIDTEAATAAWKDALLVPAWTGPPVWIHADLSPGNVLVSNGRLAAVLDFGTLGVGDPAVDAIAAWNLLPPGARESFRAALAIDDATWARGRGWALSIALIQLPYYRTTNPVLADNARHVIGTICG
- a CDS encoding MBL fold metallo-hydrolase — its product is MTFLRATALGFMLTLASASCHDDKIENRPPTANRLSYRVFVNDPVPFKDNERTPTGELHVFQPIASTLITGEHDAVLVDPPMTTDQSERVAQWVEASGKRLIAIATTHGHGDHWFGTSVLLRHFPDAKPYATEGTIEVMRIHADPTFRASAWESNFPGQIPDSPVVATAPSGNVFQLEGNEVRFVEVGHADTDKSSVVHVPAIGLVVAGDVVYNGYHQYLMESGNGGLRAWMSALDTVSSLKPTHVVASHKNKDLEDDPKAVEETRRYLEDVERTLPKSHNAREFYDAMIKLYPERKNPSALWWWGAKALFKDSP
- a CDS encoding heme-binding domain-containing protein; its protein translation is MENPPVTGDLTAPAPVKEILQKACYDCHSNETRLKWFDHISPGIWLVASDVQHARGAMNFSNWDKLSKDQQKAKLFESLNQATFGTMPPAQYTALHPSAKLTAQDIAVLKEYLATQIPKTEPTPQRAATADNQFATWTHGAAANDVQPSPNGIDYIADYKNWETISSSDRPDTGTMKIITGNDIAIKAVREHKTNPWPDGAILAKLQYEASADANGTVHNGVFKQVGFMVKDSKKYSKTQGWGYAKWNGTKLEQPYKDASFATECVNCHAPMHDSDFVFTNGIDFSAGPLGAPSKSDLVNKAASLPKTPLFDTHGWKVITSFTDRSHGTTYMLFGNDSAAQAARAGQTTYPQGAVLSLVAWKSAEDENWFGATVPGALQSVEQVTFSTEHPTYDRYDGPALNKAPADPAAADARVAYIVQQRASIMP
- a CDS encoding alpha/beta hydrolase, encoding MISRPFSLNRRQFVELALGIAVAEAAEACASHVAPASPGPLPSLNAAEFRAARRFAEIPFGKIAYVERGSGDAALFLHGAPLNGFQWRGAIDRLSAYRRCIAPDFMGLGYSQVPARQGLAAKDQVAMLASLLDALGVSKVDLIASDSGGAVAQWFMVRYPDRVRTVLLTNCDVEPDSPPPKIMPIIEQARAGTLHRGMDEWLANKSLARSTFGKAVFRDPSQLTDDAIEYYFSPLVSSPLKRTQYEGFHLALDPNPLAGIEPALKRVDIPTRIVWGTSDDLFSPASPDYLDRTLARSQGVRRVPGAKLFFPEEFPELIAEEVRRLWGVST